Within Actinoplanes sp. L3-i22, the genomic segment CTCGGGTGCGCCCTCCCGGGTCGCGATCGCGTCGATCACTTGGCACCTTCGATCTCGGAGTTCGGGTCCAGCGCGTCACGCAGGCCGTCGCCCACCAGGTTGACGGCGAGTACGAGCAGCACGAGGACCCCCGCGACGAAGTAGAACTGCCACCAGTTGGTCAGCGCCGCGCCGGAGCCGTCGGCGATCAGGGTGCCGAGCGAGACGTCCGGCGGTTGCACGCCGAAGCCGAAGAAGGAGAGCCCGACCTCGGCCAGGATGATGCTGCTGACCCCGACGGTCGCGTCGATGATCAGGAACGACGCCATGTTCGGCAGGATGTGCCGGAGGATGATCTTCCAGCCGGGCACCCCCATGAAGCGGGCCGCCTGGACGAACTCGCGCTCGCGCAGCGACTGGGTCATGCCGCGGACCACCCGGGCGGTGATCATCCACTGGAAGCCGGCCAGCAGCACGATGAACAGCAGCCAGCTGCCGTCGCGCAGGGCGGACGAGAAGATCGCGATGATCAGGAAGCCGGGCAGCACCAGCATCAGGTCGGTGACGATCCGGACGACCGCGTCGGTGGCGCCCCGGAAGTAGCCGGCGAAGGCGCCGGCCACCGCGGCCAGGGCGGTCGAGAGCAGCGCCCCGAGCAGGCCGATGACCAACGACTTCTGCAGACCGCGCAGGGTCCGGGCGAAGACGTCCCCACCGGTCTGGTAGGTGCCGAACCAGTGCTCCGGGGTCGGCGGCGACTGGAACGCCTCGAAGTCGAGCTGGTCGTACTTCCAGGAGTAGAACAGCGGTCCCAGGTAGGCGACGGCGATCATCAGCACGACCACCGCGAACCCGAGCACGGCCATCCGCTGGCGCAGGAAGCGCCGCAGCACCAGGCGGTTGCGCGAGACCGAGCGGCTCGGCTGGAGAACCTCGTCCACGACGAGGTCGGTGTTGACAGTCATCTCGGTCTCCTCAGCTCGCCCGGACCCGCGGGTCCAGCGCCGCGTAGACCACGTCGGAGAGCAGCCCGGCGATCAGGACCAGCACGGCGACGAAGAGGGTCACCCCGGCCGTCGAGTTGATGTCGTTCTTGGTGATGGAGTCGACGAAGTACTCCCCCATCCCGTGCCAGCCGAAGATCTTCTCGGTGAACGTGGCACCGACGAAGAGCAGCGCGAACTGGTACGAGAAGAAGGTCGCCATCGGGATCAGCGCGGTCCGCAGTCCGTGTTTGGTCAGCGCCGACCAGCGCCGCAGACCCTTCGCCTGAGCGGTCCGCAGGAAGTCGCTGCCCAGCACGTCGAGCATGGAGTTGCGCTGGTAGCGGCTGTAGAAGGCGAAGCCGTTGACGCCGATCGCGAGCACGATGGTCGGCAGGATCAGGTGCCCCATCCGGTCGCTGAGCCCGGCCCACGACCAGGTGTCCAGCCCGGGGGTGATCTCCCCGGTGGTGAACAGCAGCGGTGTCGATTCGTTCCCGGTCGCCTGGTTGAACCAGATGCCGCCGTTCTTCACCAGGACGGCCAGCACCACGGTGGGCACCGACAGCAGGACGAACGAGATGACGGTCAATGTCTGATCGGACCATTTGTGCTGTTTGATCGCGCCGTAAGCGCCGGCGATCACCCCCAGCAACGTGCCGAGAATCGAGCCGACCAGCATCAGCCGCAGGCTGACCCACATTCGCCGGCCCATCTCGGTGTTGACCGACTCGCCGTCCACGGTCCGGCCCAGGTCGCCGTGCGCGACGCCCTTGGCCCAGGTGGTGAATCGCTCGATCAGCGGCGTCTTGTCGTTCATATTCAGCTCGCTGAGCCGCTGATCGACGACGGCCTCCGCGGGTGCCGGGTTACGGCCCTCGTACCTGCTTCGCGGATGCAGCTGGGTTGCCGCCAGTACATACGCCACGATGGTCGCGACCATCGCGAGCAGCACGAGGTACCCCACCCTACGCAGGAGGAACTTGCCCATTACGCCTTTGCCTCCGGCCGGGTCTCCCAATATCTGGCGGGGACGCTAGCAGAGGGGCAGACGGCCGCCAAGATCGCAACCGAATTATTGTCCGGAACGACGCCTGAGCCTGCGCGAACCCACCCCGCGGCCGGAATGTTTCACTTATGAGACGCGACTATTAAATATTCAGAAGCGCCTACCCGGACGCCCGGCGCAGGATGATCGCACGGCCGGCGCCGTTTGATCAACGACAGCGTGGCGGGTGGCCGATTTGTCCGCGATCGACCGGGTATTTTGCCAGACCGATGAGCCTTCGCCCGTTATGCGCGCCCAATGCCGTCAATCGTAATGGCACGGATCACGACCCTTGGCGCCGACCGGCCCGGCCACCCCGGGGAGTCCGCGCCCTTCAATTCCCGGAAAGTCCGCAAAACGGTATTATCAAATCGACAGACATAAATCAAAGAATCGATTACGGTACGGCTCGGCAGGCGCTTCTGAGCGGCTGAATTCCCGAGCTGCCGAGCGAAGCTCCGAGCGGGCCCGGCGAGCGCGCCACCGCGTCCCGGCATGCCGCTCGAAGCCCGGAAAACGGGGATTTTTCCTGGACAAACCTCGACAAAGAGGGTCGCATCTCGCTCGTCATCGGCGTTCATCGACCGGCCCGGAGGAATTTGGCCGGTGAACCTTGACCACGACACAAAGGATTTCGGCGCTCGGCGTTCCGAACCTACGAAATTGCTGTGCGCCCGGCCCGGCGGACGGTACGGGTGCGGATTGACGGAATGGCTGACCGATTCTGATATCCCGGAGGGGCAGCCCCGGGATCACGGCCGGGCGGGTGCCTCGGCCGGCGCGTCGCCGACCGCCGCGGGCCGCGGGGCGCCGGCCGCGACGACCCGGTCCCGGCCGCTGTGCTTCGCCTCGTAGAGGGCGGCGTCGGCGCGGGCGATCAACTCCTCGGACGTCTCGGCCCGGTCCCAGGCCGCCACCCCGGCCGAGAACGTCTGCGCCCCGGGCGTGACCTGCCGGAGCCGCTGCATGATCGCGCCGGCGGCGTCCAGGTCGGTGTCCGGGAGCAGCACGATGAACTCCTCACCGCCGTACCGGGCCAGGATGTCGGACCGGCGCACCTGGTTCAGCCAGGCCGCGGCGGCCTCCTTGAGCAGCCGGTCGCCGGCCTGATGCCCGTGGGTGTCGTTGAACGCCTTGAAGTGGTCCAGGTCGACCATGCAGACGCTGACCGGCCGCTCGTTCTGCCGGGCCTGCTCCAGCACCCGGGGCAGCTCGTCGGTCCAGGCGCGCCGGTTGGGCAGGCCGGTCAGCTCGTCCCGGCGGGCCAGCTCGCGCACCTGCTCGGTCTGCCGGCCCACGAACCGCAGCAGCACCGTGAGCCGCGTGACGACCAGCACCGACATGATCGTGGAGCCGGTGGCGATCGCCGCGCCGTGCTGGAACGCCCCGTGCGACATCTCCAGGACCAGCACGGCCGGGGCCATCAGCAGCGCGAGCAGCAGCGTCAGCATCAGCGGGATGCCCGGCGGGCCGGGCACCGCGGTGGCGCGCTGCTCGTCGGTCGCGGTGGCGTGCCGCACCGCGTAGCCGAGGATCACGAACGCGGCGAAGTAGGCCGAGTCGGTGCCGCGCGACACCCAGCCGGGCACGGTGTTGTTGCCGACGATCAGCCAGAACAGGTCCCCGGCGAGGAACGTGATCAGGCCGGTGGCCAGCCACGGCGGCGAGAGACCCCAGCGGTCGCGGCGGGGGCCGGTGGAGCCTCCGCTGCGCACCAGGATCAGCGCCAAGAAGATCAACAACAGATCACCGACGAGGTACGCCACCCGGACCAGCTGCCCGAACCGGGAGTAGTCGGTGTCCCGCAGCGCCGGTTCGATGGCGTACACCCAGGCCAGCACCCCGATTCCGGAGGTGATGGTGGCCGCGTCGAGCAGCGCCGCCCGGATCAGCAGCGGCGGCCAGCGCCGGATCATCAGGCCGACACTGGTCAGCACGGCCGGATAGAACAGCAGGTAGAAGGCGTCGGCCACGGTCGGGTAGGCGTCGCTGCCGAGCACGTCGTAGACGATCGTGTTGGGCACCACCGCGGTGCCGTTGGCGAAGATGCCGAACGCCAGCAGGTACCAGGCGACCCGGGCGTTGCGCGGCAGCCGCCGGGCGGCGATCACGATCACCGCGGTCGGGCCGACGGTGTTGACCAGCGACCAGGCCAGCTCCACCCACTGGCCGATCGCCAGCAGCAGGTATCCGGCGATGGCGAGCGCCATCGCCGCGACGGACGTCCGCCACCAGTGCCGACCCACACCGCCAAGCGAATCGCATTCCGGGCGCGCGCACCGCCCGAATCGGGTGCAGAACGGGAGCGAACTCGCTCAGGGGGCGCCCTGGTCGTAGACCTGGATCAGGGCGTCGAGGAACTTGAGCACGGTCGCGCTCTCCTGCTCCGACAGGGAACCGACGAGCGTCTCGACGCCCCCGATCAGCGGCGCCACCAGGCGGTCGGCCGCGTCGACCGAGTCCTCGGCCGCGGTCACCACGAGCTTGCGGCCGTCGGTGGGGTGCCGTTCGCGCCGGATGTGCCCGGCGGCCTCGAGACGGTTCAGGACCAGGCTGGTCGCGGCGGTGGAGATGTCCAGCCGGCGGGCCAGCTCGGTCGGGCTGCTCGGGCCCGCGGAGATCAGATGGTCCAGCGCCTCCAGACCGGGCAGGTCGACGCCCAGGTCACGGGCGACCCGCCGCTCGAAGCGCTGCTGGCGCAGGGTCAGTTGCTGGATCCGGGCCCGGATGTCGCCATCCGCCGGCGGGCCGGCGTGGTGACGGTCGGCGACACGTTTGACGTCCACGCCGACCATGGTAATACTTGTTATTGCTAACATCGTTGATTATCAAGAAACGAGATGAAATGACGTACCGATGGCGGTGGCTGATCCTCGTGGTGATGCTCGCCGCGGAGATCATGGACCTGCTCGACGCGACGATCGTCAACGTGGCGGGTCCGTCGCTGGAGCAGTCCCTGGGCGCCACCCCGCTGGGCCTGCAGTGGGTGATCGGCGGGTACGCGCTCACCCTCGGCGCGGGCCTGGTGGTCGGCGGGCGCCTCGGTGACCGGTTCGGGCGGCGCCGGATGTTCCTGTTCGGCCTGGCCGCGTTCACCGTCGCCTCCGCGCTGTGCGCCGCCGCGCCGACGATCGAGCTGCTGATCGGGTTACGCCTGGCGCAGGGCCTGGCCGGCGCGATGCTGCTCCCGCAAGGGCTCGGCCTGCTGCGGGAGAACTTCTCCGGTAAAGAGCTCGCCCAGGTCTTCGGGGTCTTCGGGCCGGTGCTCGGGCTGGGTGGCATCGTCGGCCCGGTCCTCGGCGGCGGCCTGATCCAGGCCGACCTGTTCGGCTGGGGCTGGCGCACGGTGTTCCTGGTCAACGTGCCGATCGGGCTC encodes:
- a CDS encoding ABC transporter permease, whose translation is MTVNTDLVVDEVLQPSRSVSRNRLVLRRFLRQRMAVLGFAVVVLMIAVAYLGPLFYSWKYDQLDFEAFQSPPTPEHWFGTYQTGGDVFARTLRGLQKSLVIGLLGALLSTALAAVAGAFAGYFRGATDAVVRIVTDLMLVLPGFLIIAIFSSALRDGSWLLFIVLLAGFQWMITARVVRGMTQSLREREFVQAARFMGVPGWKIILRHILPNMASFLIIDATVGVSSIILAEVGLSFFGFGVQPPDVSLGTLIADGSGAALTNWWQFYFVAGVLVLLVLAVNLVGDGLRDALDPNSEIEGAK
- a CDS encoding diguanylate cyclase, whose product is MGRHWWRTSVAAMALAIAGYLLLAIGQWVELAWSLVNTVGPTAVIVIAARRLPRNARVAWYLLAFGIFANGTAVVPNTIVYDVLGSDAYPTVADAFYLLFYPAVLTSVGLMIRRWPPLLIRAALLDAATITSGIGVLAWVYAIEPALRDTDYSRFGQLVRVAYLVGDLLLIFLALILVRSGGSTGPRRDRWGLSPPWLATGLITFLAGDLFWLIVGNNTVPGWVSRGTDSAYFAAFVILGYAVRHATATDEQRATAVPGPPGIPLMLTLLLALLMAPAVLVLEMSHGAFQHGAAIATGSTIMSVLVVTRLTVLLRFVGRQTEQVRELARRDELTGLPNRRAWTDELPRVLEQARQNERPVSVCMVDLDHFKAFNDTHGHQAGDRLLKEAAAAWLNQVRRSDILARYGGEEFIVLLPDTDLDAAGAIMQRLRQVTPGAQTFSAGVAAWDRAETSEELIARADAALYEAKHSGRDRVVAAGAPRPAAVGDAPAEAPARP
- a CDS encoding MarR family winged helix-turn-helix transcriptional regulator — protein: MDVKRVADRHHAGPPADGDIRARIQQLTLRQQRFERRVARDLGVDLPGLEALDHLISAGPSSPTELARRLDISTAATSLVLNRLEAAGHIRRERHPTDGRKLVVTAAEDSVDAADRLVAPLIGGVETLVGSLSEQESATVLKFLDALIQVYDQGAP
- a CDS encoding ABC transporter permease, yielding MGKFLLRRVGYLVLLAMVATIVAYVLAATQLHPRSRYEGRNPAPAEAVVDQRLSELNMNDKTPLIERFTTWAKGVAHGDLGRTVDGESVNTEMGRRMWVSLRLMLVGSILGTLLGVIAGAYGAIKQHKWSDQTLTVISFVLLSVPTVVLAVLVKNGGIWFNQATGNESTPLLFTTGEITPGLDTWSWAGLSDRMGHLILPTIVLAIGVNGFAFYSRYQRNSMLDVLGSDFLRTAQAKGLRRWSALTKHGLRTALIPMATFFSYQFALLFVGATFTEKIFGWHGMGEYFVDSITKNDINSTAGVTLFVAVLVLIAGLLSDVVYAALDPRVRAS